Proteins encoded within one genomic window of Williamwhitmania sp.:
- a CDS encoding ATP-binding protein — protein MFIQRELQPQLERMLKQFPIVSITGPRQSGKTTLLRNAFPHFKYFNLERLDHRQLIMDDPIGFLRNNGSQVIFDEAQNLPELFSYLQVVSDERNSAGQYILSGSQSFLMNQQITQSLAGRVYVSHLLPYGFAELNSNDDSYNTIFKGFYPRLHDMGINSPDFYPSYLQTYIERDVRTLKAVEDLNTFARFLGLCAGRVGQVLNLTSLANDAGIAVNTAKSWLSLLEASFIIFLLQPYYKNFSKRIIKSPKLYFFDTGLACSLLRISNSEMIKTHYLYGALFENLVISDIMKQFYHSGIRPSVYYWRESNGTEIDCIIERGSQDTLAIEVKAGQTYSKDFLQNFKKFPDKQAQLMVVYTGEESLMTGEISIVNWKKIPKIVEH, from the coding sequence ATGTTTATTCAAAGAGAGTTACAACCCCAGCTTGAGCGAATGCTCAAGCAATTTCCCATTGTTTCGATTACTGGACCGCGCCAGTCCGGAAAAACAACACTTTTGCGCAATGCATTTCCACATTTCAAATACTTCAATTTGGAGCGTTTGGATCATCGTCAGCTTATTATGGATGACCCAATCGGCTTTCTAAGGAATAATGGCTCCCAAGTTATCTTTGATGAGGCTCAAAACTTGCCGGAGTTATTCAGCTACCTCCAGGTTGTTTCCGACGAACGGAATAGCGCAGGTCAATACATTCTCAGCGGTTCTCAGAGTTTTCTGATGAATCAGCAGATTACCCAATCCTTGGCGGGCCGTGTTTACGTGAGCCATTTGCTGCCATATGGCTTTGCAGAACTTAACAGCAACGACGATAGCTACAATACAATTTTCAAGGGATTTTATCCCCGCCTTCACGACATGGGCATTAATTCACCTGATTTTTACCCATCCTACCTTCAAACCTATATAGAGCGAGATGTAAGGACTTTAAAAGCAGTGGAAGACCTGAACACCTTTGCCCGATTCCTCGGGCTGTGCGCAGGAAGAGTTGGTCAAGTTCTCAATCTTACCTCGTTGGCCAACGACGCTGGTATAGCCGTGAATACAGCAAAATCTTGGCTTTCGCTTCTTGAGGCCAGCTTTATTATCTTCCTATTGCAACCCTATTACAAAAATTTCAGCAAGCGGATAATTAAGTCTCCCAAGCTCTATTTTTTTGACACTGGTCTCGCCTGTTCATTGCTCCGCATAAGCAATTCAGAAATGATTAAGACCCATTACCTCTACGGAGCGCTCTTTGAAAACTTGGTTATCAGTGACATCATGAAGCAGTTCTACCATTCAGGCATTAGACCTTCTGTTTACTATTGGCGCGAAAGTAATGGGACTGAGATAGATTGTATAATTGAGCGTGGGAGCCAAGATACATTGGCCATTGAGGTAAAAGCTGGTCAAACTTATAGTAAGGACTTTTTACAAAACTTCAAAAAATTCCCCGATAAGCAGGCTCAGTTGATGGTAGTTTACACGGGGGAAGAATCACTGATGACCGGAGAAATATCAATAGTGAACTGGAAGAAAATACCAAAGATAGTTGAGCATTGA
- a CDS encoding VanZ family protein, with protein sequence MKVRPIHMKLAFWGWITALFVVALIPGVGFTHARIAGFVFRADYLVHAFVFFGITAIFAHARSRGVDVLNQYGWQKLVALCLALTVSIETLQGLTGRTFSYHDMVANCVGLSVGLVLFMTIERISA encoded by the coding sequence ATGAAAGTTCGACCGATACATATGAAGTTGGCGTTCTGGGGGTGGATTACCGCGCTATTTGTGGTGGCTCTAATTCCCGGTGTAGGGTTTACCCATGCGCGAATTGCTGGGTTTGTGTTTAGGGCCGACTACCTAGTTCACGCATTTGTATTTTTTGGTATTACAGCCATTTTTGCACATGCGAGGAGCAGAGGTGTAGATGTGTTGAACCAATACGGATGGCAGAAACTTGTGGCTCTATGCCTGGCACTAACTGTTTCCATCGAAACGCTCCAGGGCTTAACCGGTAGAACATTTAGCTATCACGACATGGTTGCCAATTGTGTTGGATTATCTGTAGGATTGGTCCTCTTTATGACCATTGAAAGAATTAGTGCTTAG
- a CDS encoding TIGR01777 family oxidoreductase, whose protein sequence is MKSNTSHPKVAILGGTGLIGRSLANRLMQENYLPIIVTRNIQHVSPQFEAQHWDGKSAGELANILSGCVAIVNLAGENIASGIWTPKRKQKLLSSRYDITTNLVSALALLHHKPEVLLQGSAVGFYGTHANDADEQTSAGKGFLAELTVLWESAAYNAERLGIRTVYLRTGIVLAQAGGAFPKMLIPFKLFLGGNMGSGKRVIPWIHLDDEVNAIVFLLKSDNAKGAFNLVAPDKTTQQELNQLLAKQLHRPKWLPIPSFLFRLLPGSMGQEIFLADQHIKPTALRQLGYKFKYEKVGNALKDLILG, encoded by the coding sequence ATGAAGTCTAACACATCTCATCCCAAGGTTGCCATTCTTGGTGGAACTGGGCTTATTGGTAGATCACTGGCCAATAGGCTCATGCAGGAGAATTACTTACCGATAATTGTAACCAGAAATATTCAGCATGTAAGCCCACAATTCGAAGCTCAGCATTGGGACGGAAAAAGTGCCGGCGAGTTGGCCAATATCCTAAGCGGATGCGTTGCCATCGTTAACCTTGCTGGGGAAAACATTGCCTCTGGCATTTGGACACCTAAGAGGAAGCAAAAGTTGCTTAGCAGCCGATATGACATAACCACCAACCTTGTTTCTGCTTTGGCCCTACTGCATCACAAGCCGGAAGTACTTCTACAAGGTTCGGCAGTTGGCTTCTATGGAACCCACGCCAATGATGCCGACGAACAAACCTCAGCAGGCAAAGGCTTTCTTGCTGAACTTACCGTCCTCTGGGAATCGGCAGCCTACAACGCCGAAAGGCTTGGCATAAGGACGGTTTACCTGAGAACAGGCATTGTGCTCGCTCAAGCAGGTGGAGCATTTCCAAAAATGCTCATTCCATTTAAACTGTTTTTAGGAGGAAACATGGGAAGTGGTAAACGTGTAATCCCTTGGATTCACCTCGACGATGAGGTAAATGCAATTGTTTTTCTGCTGAAGAGCGACAACGCTAAAGGAGCCTTCAACTTAGTTGCACCCGATAAAACAACTCAGCAGGAGCTCAACCAGCTATTAGCGAAACAACTTCATCGACCAAAGTGGCTTCCAATTCCATCATTTCTCTTTCGATTGTTGCCCGGTAGTATGGGACAGGAGATATTCCTTGCCGACCAGCACATTAAACCTACAGCATTGCGACAGCTAGGGTATAAATTTAAATATGAAAAGGTAGGTAACGCGCTGAAGGATTTAATATTAGGCTAA